In the genome of Arthrobacter alpinus, the window ACCGGTACCGGCTTCACCGGGACCACCGCTGTCAAGTTCGGCGCGTCAAACGCGACGTCCTTCGCAGTCGTGTCGAATACCTCGATTACGGCCGTGATGCCTGCTGGTTCCGCGGGGTCGGCACAGATCACGGTCACAACCCCCTCCGGGAACGCGACCTTCGCATACAACCGCGGCTAAGTAGCCGCCCCACTAGACCTGATCCCGGCGTCCCTTTGATGGGTGGACGCCGGGGTCAGCACCAACCCATCTCCCACCCATCGTTGAAGGAGTACCACCATGACTACCAAGAATGCTTTGTCTCCCGCTGACCGCGTACCCAGCGACAACCCGCAGGAAGAGGCCCAGTCGCAGGGCTCGACAGCGCCGAAGGGCCGCCCCACGCCCAAGCGTGCCACTGCCAAACCCAAGAGTGCTGGTGCCAAACCGAAGTTCGTTGTTGTCGAGCACGCGTTGAAGTGCCAGACCAGTGAGGGCGAAGTGTCCCTGGATCTGCGATTGCCGCTAGCGGCCTTCGAGAAGCTCTCAGCCTTGGAGGGCATGTCGGAGAACGAATCTCTGCCTTTCATCCGCAATGAGATCATGCCGGCCGACGTCTCAGGGCCGATCATGGCACTCCGCGATGGTGTGGAGTCGATGGATCTGATCATGAAGTGGATTGAGGCCGTGGGCGAGCGGTTCGGTGCGTCCCTGGGGAAATTGGATGGCTCCTCCGCCTCGTAGAGGAGCACAAGACAGCCATCACCTACGACTTTCAAACCCGGTTCACCCTCGACGCTGACGGCATCGGCTCCACGATTGCGTGGGGCCGGGCCATCAGCTTGGTCAACGGGTTGCTGAATGAGCAAGGCACCCACCTGCACGCCTCGGTCAACGGCTGGCAGTACCCCATGTCCATGGACACGATGTTCGCCGGCGCCCTGTACGTGACCGTGCAGAACGCCGTCCTAGGCGAGGGCGAAACGCCCATCACGATGCCGTGGCCGTGGGATGTTCCCGAAGCCCCTCAAGAAGTCACAGCCGACGAGCTAGCAGCGGCGAAAACTACCCTCAACGCGAACTCCGCTTTCGGGCAGGTGCGTCCCCAGTAAGAAAGTGAGGCGTCCTCGATGTCACTAGCCGGTCAGGGTGAAGTTGAAATTGTCCCGGTAATGCCGGGATTCCGCTCCACCGTCAGTAAAGAAGTCGATGGCGCCGGCAAAGAGTCATCAAACCGCTTCGCGACCGCTTTCGGCAACGGCATCAAGGGCCTCGGGGCCTTCGTTGGCAAGTCCCTCGCTGTAGCTGGTGGCCTCGCCGCCACCGTGGCCGCTATCGCGGTCAAGGGTGGCATCAGCCGCCAGCTACAGATAGAAGAAGCCACAGCTAAGATGACGGGCCTGGGCAACTCCACGGACACCGTCAAAACGACCATGGACAACGCGCTCGCCGCAGTGAAGGGCACCGCCTTCGGTATGGGTGAGGCTGCGACGGTTGCATCCACCGCACTGGCCTCGGGCATCAAGCCCGGCCAAGAGATGACCAAGTACCTGACCCTAGTCGCTGACGCGGCCACCATTGCCGGAACAGGCATGGGCGAAATGGGCCAGATCATGGGCAAGGTCACCAACACCGGCAAGGTCACCAACGACGTCCTGAACCAGTTCGGTGACCGAGGCGTGGGCGTCCTGCAAATGCTCGCCAAGCACTACGGCGTGACCGCCGAGGAAATGACCTCCATGGTCTCCAAGGGAAAGGTCGACGCCGAAACCTTCAACAAGGTCCTCACAGAGAACCTTGGCGGAGCAGCCCAAAAATCAGGCAACACCACCAAAGGTGCCTGGAAGAACATGCTCGCCTCCCTCTCACGCGGTGGCGTCACCCTATCCAGCGGCTTCTTCCCGCTCATCAAATCAGTCTTCAACCAAGTAACACTCACCCTCGACGGCATGAACGACAAGATCAAGCCGGCCGCCGAGGCCTTCGGAAAATGGTTCCAAGGCAAAGCCGGACCCTCCATCGAGAACTTCTCCACCGTCGCGCTCGCAGCCTTTGACCGCTTGTATACCCGGATCACGTTGTTTGTGGCCGGGTTCCAACAGGGCATGTCCAACGTTGAAGCATCCGGGCCTATGGGTCGAGTCCAGCGCTTCGGAGAAATCGTAGGCAGCGCTTTCAAAGAAGCGCGCGGCGGGGTTATAGCGTTCGGCGCTGCATGGGCCGCGAATGACGGAGAAATTACCTCCAGCGGGTTCCCCGGGTTCATGGAGCGCCTCGCGAATGCGACGCGACCCATGGTTGATGCTTTGCGAGCATTGGACTTCTCTAGTTTCAGCGCTTTCACGGCCTCTTTGAGCAGTGCGGGTGGTAGTGCTGGAACGGCTCTGGGCAGTATTGGTGATTCGGTCAAGACGTTGTTGCCGGCGTTCAAGTCATTTGGTGAGCAGCTGCCCAACATTGGTGCGGCACTGGTCAAGCTGGGCGGCGTCAGCCTAAACATTCTCACCGCCTCGCTCGCGTTTCTGGCTCAGCATGTGGACACGATCATTGCTTGGATGCCGGCCATCGTTGCCGGGTACATAGCTTGGCGAATCGCGTCCAGTGCGCTGGGTCAGGCCCACCTCGCGTTGACGGCGGCTCAGGTCGCCATGACCCCGGTAAATCTGCTGAACAATGCGGCCCGCATTGTCGCCGTGACATTGGAAAACCAGCAGGCTAGGGCCATTGGAACGACGACCACGGCGCTCAACCTCAACGTCCTCACGATGGCCCGGGCGAGGGCCGCCATGATCGCCAAGGGTGTCGCTGACGCGGCAATGGCGGTCGGTACCAAGGCGGCTGCGGCTGCGCAGGTGGTTTTCAATGCTGTGATGTCGGCAAACCCAATCGGGCTGGTGATTATCGCTATTGTGGCGTTGATTGCCGGAATTATCCTGCTGGTGAAGAACTGGGATACGGTCGTTGCCTTCTTGAAGGGCGCATGGCAGGGATTCGTCACCTGGTTCCAAACCATCATGGCCGGGTTCCTCGGCTGGTGGGGCGGCGTCTGGCAAGGTTTCCTTGGATTTATCGCACCCGTATGGGCGGCGATTCAGCAAATTATCCAAGTCGCGTGGCAGGTCATCGTCACGGTCGTGACGACGTACATCAGCATGGTGCTGACCGTTATTCAGACGGTCTGGGCCGTGATCCAAGTGGTGTTCTCCACTGCGTGGAACATCATCCAAACCATTGTTGCCACTGCACTGGCGATCTTGATCGCCGTGTTCACCGGGAATTTCGGTGCTATTGGAGGGCTGATCGCTTCGGCGTGGGCGAAGATTCAGGGCTACTTCTCGGCAGCCTTCGCGGCCATTGCAGCCATCGTTACGGGTGCCTGGTCGAACCTGACCGGCATATTCACCGGGGCCGTCAATAAAATCGCCGGCCTTCTGTCTGGCGGTTGGAATGCCATGAGAGACACGGTCATGTCCGTGTGGAATGCAATCGTGGCATGGATTGCCGGGATCCCCGGCCGCGTCCTTGCCGGGATCATTGCCATTGCTCAGTTGCATATCCGGATGGGCCAGTGGATCGGCGATGTGAAGGACGCGGCGGTCAACAAGTTCCTCGAGCTCGTCTCTTGGGTCACTGGGCTGCCGGGCCGGATTCTTTCAGCCCTGGGCAACATGGGCAGCCTGCTTGTGGGTGCTGGTGGACAGATCATTCAAGGGTTCCTGAACGGCCTGACAGCCGGGTTTGAGAACGTGAAGAACTTCGTCGGTGGCATCGGCGATTGGATAGCCGCACACAAGGGCCCAGAAGCATACGACCGGGCATTGTTGGTCCCAGCCGGCGGCTGGATCATGGGAGGGCTCAATAAGTCGCTCCGAGCCGGGATTCCTGATCTGGAATCGACCCTGTCCCAGGTGTCAGCAGTGATCCGTACCGGAGTATCGGCCTCACCGTCGTCCAGACGGGCATCAACAACCGCTGGCAGCCAGCAGGCCGTGCAGGCCATGGCCGCGGGTGTGTCCGTGGTTGTCCAGGGCAATGTCGGGTGGGAGCCGGACAAGGTCGCAGACGAGTTGTACACAAAGATCCGGCGTTCCTCGTCATTGGCTAACTTGCGAAGGGTGGCGGTTGCAGTATGAGTGTGAATTTCGCCTATGGTGCCCCGTACGTCCCTCCCATCCCGGGGTTCTTTGTTCCTTGGCAGGGAATCAAGCACACGTGGACGGGATGGGACGGGTCGGTATGGGAGATCAGTGATCCGCGCTCAGGGGCCGCGCTGCTGGCCGATGGGATCGAGGGTCTCGGAATGCCGGAGATCCTCAACTACACCCACGATTCACCAGTGGTGCATGGGGTGGAGTGGGACGGGTGGTTGTCCACGGGCCGCAAGGTCTATTGGAACTTCATCATCTACTCCGGCTCTGCCTCCGACGATCAGCCAAGCTCAAAGGCATGGCTGGCCAGGCACAAGGCGTTCTGGAAGACGATGCGCCCGGGGACCTCTGGCGTGTGGACGGTGGAACTGCCGACGGGAACAGGCACGGTGGAGAAATTCTCACTCCGGCTGCGGTTCGCGTCCGACGGCGGACATTCCTACAGCACGGACCCGTCGAAGCGTGGATGGGAAGCCTACGGGATCGAGATGTTCGCTGAGCAGCCGTTCTGGGAGGGCGTGGAGGTAGTTCAGTCGTGGGATGCCGGGGAGCAAGTCGATTTCTTCGGCCCCACCGGGTTTGGTCCGGACTTCTTCGTTTCATCGTCTGCGCAACTCTCAACGGCAACGGTGACGAATCCGGGAGACGTCGAGTCATTCGCAACCTGGACGATTGTGGGCCCAGCTACAACAGCCGTCGTCGGCATCGGGGCAGACACAACAATCGTGCCGTTCCCAGTGCCGGATGGCTCCAAGCTCGTCATCGATACAGACCCGCGCCGGCTAACCGCAGAGCTTGATGGTGTGGACGTCATGGACCAGCTCACGGAATTCAACTACCCGGCCTTACCTCCGGGAACGGACGTGCAGTTGAACCTTTCCTTGGACGGTACTGGCGGGGTGGAAGCGAAATTCAAGACGTACTACCTGATGGGGGTGTGATGTGGCTGCTGCCCCGTTCAGGATCGATATCTACGATAAGAATTGTCAGTGGAAGGCACCGCTCGGTGATTTGAAGTCAATCAAGGGCACGGTCCGTCACAACGCGATCTCCGAAGCGACGCTCACGGTTGCGGCGAACCACAAACGCACGGACCTGCTGGGAGCACCAGGAGCACGGCTGGGTATCAAGTTGCGGGGCGAGCCGCTCATGACCGGCCCTATCCGGGCGCCCGTTGGCGCAGGACCGGGTGTGGCGGGTGATCTGGTTTACAGCGTGCAGTCCGATTTTAGGATTCTTCACAATGTGGCTGGCTGGCCCGCCCCAGCCAAGCTCATCACTCAGCAAGGCGACGAGGGCGCCTACTATTCGATCGGGCGCCAGCCGGCGGAAACGGTTCTCAAGGACGTGGTGGCGAAGAACGCCATCACCCGCTTAGGGTTCCCGCTGACGATCGCCCCGGATCTGGGCCGCGGTGCCGACATTGAAGCATCATTTCGGATGCACCCGCTCTATGACCGGCTATTCCCGGCAGTGGATACGGCAGGGATCGGCGTCAGCGTCATCATGGCCGGTGGCGGTTTGGTCTTGGACGTCTACGTCCCGAAGGTCTACCCCAACGTCTTGACGGAGCAATCCCGGGTCATTCAGAAATGGTCTTTCAGTGGCACCGCTCCGGACGCCACCCGCGTCGTCATTGGCGGGCAGGGTCAAGGAGACCTTCGCGTTTTCGAAACTCTCGCGGATATCGCGCGGGAAGACGAATGGGGAGACATTATCGAAGTGTTCCGGGATGCCCGAGACACTTCCGACGGCACAACCTACCTCATGCGAGCTCAAGAGACTCTGGACGAAACAGCAGCCCGCGGAACTCTCACCGTGGAGCTGGCCGAAACCGAACGCTTCCGCTACGGCGGGGTCAAGGGAATCCGTGTAGGAGACCTCGCCACGGCCAGCGTTGGCAACAACATCACTGTCACCGACGTCCTGCGAGAAATGGAATTCTCGTGGGACCGCCCCGGCGGCCTGAAACTTTCATCCACCATCGGGCCAAAAGATGACCCCATGGACCAACTCATGCAAGCCATCACCACCCTCGCCCGAGGCGTCCACGACCTGAAAGCAGGAACCTAATGGCCACCCCACCCACCAGCTACGGCTACCCCGGATCTATCAACGCCGCAGCCCTGGCAACCTGGCTACCCGCAGCGGCAGCGGCCCGCTTCTCCGTGGCAGGCGTTGACGATTGGCGCGTCACCACCCAAGGCGGACTGGACAGAGGGATTCGCATCAACGCGGGCACCGGCACTGGTGACGGCATCATGGACGTCACCGCCGAATATGAAACGATGGCCCTTCCCCTGGTCGAGTCCGGCTCCCAGTGGTTCCTGGTCGTCCGGCGCCGGAACTGGTCCGTCCCGGCCACGACCGTCCCGATGATTATCGCCGGTACGTCGGCAAAAGCCATTCCAGCCCGATCAAACACTCCCGGAGTGGAATCGGACCAGCCCCTAGCCTTGTGCCGGGTACAGGCCGGACAAACCGTCGTCCAAGAGATCATCGACCTGCGCTGCTGGGCAGGTAACGGCGGCGTGGTCATCGCGGACATTCTCGCCCGTGACTATCTAGCCCGCCCCGGAGCCGACGTCCTACTCGGCTCCACCACGTGGAGATACACGATCGGCGCACTCGGCGTCTGGACATGGGTAGACCAATCGCCTCTACTACTCCCATCGGCCCCGATCGCCGGAATAGCGAAACCAGACTGGGCCCCACCGAGAACGTGGACCGGGCTCGTCACCGTGTCCAAGGGCGCCGGCGGCGAGAACCGAGAAGCAACATCAGCCACGAACGCCCTAGGCGAAGGTGGCCTCTGGTTCGGGTACAACGGGATACCTTCCTTCTCCGGAATCTACGGCGTCCAACTAACCGGCAAGAGCGGAGACCCTACGTTCCTGCACGTCCCGGCGATCCTGGACGTCAGCGCCACCCGGATCAAGTTCAAGTCCCGCCGCAGCGACAACTCAAACTGGGCAAACGGCTACGGTGCCATCGCACTGGCTGTCACCGTCATCGGCTGGTAAACAACCCCACTTACCCCACCAAGGCCACCGCACGTCGGTGGCCTTTCCTATGCCAGGAGGCACCCATTGCCCGGACCCTACGCCCATGACCCAATCCTCGCCGCAGACCCCTCCAACCCATCACTGGTTGCAGCCAACGCAAGCGTCACCATTTTCGCCGTCGGTGACCCGACCAAGACTCCGGTCACCATCTGGGACCTCAGCCACACCACCCAACTTCCAAACCCGGTAACAACCAACCGGCTCGGATTTGGGCCACAGTTCTCACACGACACCATCCCTCAGCTGGCATGGGAAGGCGGAGGATTCTCCGGCACCTTCAAGTCTTTCAAAGGACTGTGGGAAGACGCCGAAGCAGCAAAAGGCGCAGCCCAAGGCTCCGCAACCTCATCCCAAGAATCAGCAGCATCCTCCGAACTCGCCGCCACCAACGCCGCGACTGGCGTTGCAACCGCACTCGCGGCCACGGTGGCTGAGGCGACGGCTGCCAAGCTGGCCGCACAGCAGGCGGCGGCGTTGGTGGGGGCTCCTGCTGATGTGTCTACGGCGGCCCTGGTCGGGAATCCGGCGACGCTGACAGGAACGGCTCTTTCTGCCGCTATTGGGCTGACTGGCGCGCCTCAAGCCAAAGACGGGCACGAGTACGTGTGGCTTGCGGGCGTGATTCGCAATCTTGGAGATGGCAGCGGCTGGCAGCTACTCCTTGAAGGGTCAAACCATCGGCCCATCGGAATCACTTCGATTGACACAGTCGATGACTCGACCGGTCCTTACGGATACATCCGGGTAAATTACCCTGGTGTTGTCGGCCCCTCGGGAATGACAGTCACCTTCATGGCGGTTCCAGATGAAACGCTTGCCCGCAACGGATTCTCTTGCGGCACTTCCGTCACGCAGACTTACACTGACATCCGCATCAGCCAAGCAGCCCCGGCTGCATCCGACTATGTGAGCTACAACGGTTCCGCGTGGGTTTCGCAAGACGGAAAGCTGACCCCAACATTTTCCGGCGGGATACTGACCCTAGCCCACGAGCCAGTTCCTGCATCGGCCCAGTACTCCATTAACGCAGTAGCGCGCACCGAGTTCTACAGCTTCAATGCGCCACGAGCTGCGGGGACGCTGGACACTGGCAAGTTTTCCCTTGAGGTCCGAGACAACTCGCCTAGAATCGCTGACTACGTTTCCTTTGACGGGACCAACTGGTCGTCACAAGACGGAAAATTTACCGGGTTTGCGTTCGACACCAGCACGGGTGTGTTGACGCTTACTCACGCTGCTATTCCACTGACGGCAACACAGCGAGTCTCGTTGAATCCTCGCGGTGCCACGCGCCCGGTAGTCACCAGCACGACAAGCCCTACTTCAACGACAACACTCAAGATTCAGTTCGTGAACAGTGCTGGAACTGTTTTGCTGACGCCGGACACCACTATGCGCGCATACGTTACCCACGGTGGCGGAACAGGTGAGCTGGTCACGGCCCCTGATGCAAACATGCGCGTCTTCGCATCCCACGGTGGCGGCAACAGGCAATGGAAGCCCAGCGCACTCAACACCATCGTGTACCCCGGCTCGAATATCTGGCTTCTGGGGTTCATGGGCAAAGCCCCTACAGGGTAGATCGTGTCCGGTATCCTTAGCGGGATGCGTCACCTCCTGAGTGGTGTGACACGGATGGGGAATACCTTGAACAAAGACAAGATCGCAGTATTGATAGCTGCCCACATTGGTCTGGCTCTATGCGGGATCTTAGTGGCCTTCGGCCAGCCGATTGCCGGAGTCCTTGCTTTGGTGGTGGTGACGGCAGCACCCTTGTGCTTCCGTATCGGGGTTGTCACTACTGCGGTATGTGTCGCGATCCTTCTCTACGGGGTAGTGGGGGCCATTGGCCTCTACGCGCCAGCAGTCGGCCCGCTTGTTCAAGTAAGCCTTATCGGGCTGTCTGCACTTGGGGCGTTCTGGGGATTGCGATTCGCCATGCAGACGAAGCTTCGCGGCGTCGCTCCGAAGCTAGCCGCAATCTACATGTTCTGCTGTGCCTTGGCGACGGTGGTTTCAGTTTTCGGCAGCGGGATAACATTCGGCCTGCGATCAGGGCTGGCTCTAGTATTCCCACTGCTCTGCGCATTCGCTGTCGCCGGCACTATCTCATCCGGAGCCACTGACTACACCCGGGGTCAAAGGCGGCTATCCATAGTGGCTACAGTCGTTGTCGTTGTCGTTGGAAATGCCGCATTCTCCCTCCGGCAGGCGACAATAGGATTCACCGGCGCTGAAATGGCGGAAATTACAGCGGGCCTCTCGACCTATGGCGTCGGCGACACGATTCGGACTATGGGGCTATTGCCCACGAACCAGGACTTTGGGCTGCTGGCCGCGTGCCTGACCCCCGCCTTGTTCATGTCCGCCGCTCACACCAAGGGCTGGTACCGGACATGGTTGCTTGTGGCTGGTGTTGCATTGGCTGCGGCGATGGCTCTGAGCTTGACGCGAACCTCGCTCATCGCCGCCGTTGCGGCCTTGGTGATCGCTCTAGCTTTGTGGGGCAATGGTGACTTGGTGAAGCGTCTGGCCAAGTATGGGTCAATAGCCGCGGTCTCCACGGTTGCGCTGATATTGATGGTTCAGGCAAGTGGCAACGAGCGAGTGATAACCGCCGTAGATCGCGCACTCACACTGACCGACCTGACCGGAGATCGATCGTTCAACGACCGCCTGGCAATCGTCTACCCTCGTGCCATCCAAGCAATGATCGAGAACCCGTTCGGCGCGGGGTCCGGCTCAGCAGGACCAATGTCGCAGATCCGTCCAGACATTGCGCCTCTTGGGGAGTTGACGACTGACAACGGCTTCCTGATGATTGGTGTCCAGCTCGGGTGGATCGGAATGGTTGTGTTCTTTGCCCTCCTTGTATCCGCGATGGCTTGGCTGGTCAAGAAGGATACGTTCTATGCGATCAGTGCCGCCACGGCTATCCTCGCGCTTATGATCGCAATGATCACTGCGCAGTACTGGACGCTGACAGCACCGGTATGCGTCATCGCAGCATGGGTTGGACTTGGTGTCTCATCGACCAGCAAGACCGCGGATCCGACGCTGCTTGTGAAGCCGAGAGAAAAGCTACTCGTCATCAAGTAACCATGACGAAAGGCCCTGCCAAATGGCGGGGCCTTTTCGTTTATAGAAGTTGTCGGTCGTTAGAACGTGTCGCGGAGTGCGTGGCGTTGGTGCACTGGCATTCGACTGCCGACCATGCAGCTACACCGTCCTCGTACATGGATGCACACCTAAACCGGCGTGGCTTCAATCTCATCCATTTATAGAGCGTGACTGCCCAGGTCTGACGGCTGCCGATTTCGTGGCCACACTCAGGACATACTTCTTCTTCGAAGCTTTCCAATGTTCCCCCAATAGATTATTTGAATCCATAGGATACCCCGAAACTTGAAGCTTCCACTAGCCAATTGGACTATGACTTCTTTGTGACTTGTCCAAATGGGCAGCGTCGGCAGTGGGGCGCGACAAGACCAGCTAAATTCCGAACCCTCCTGGCACATATTCCCCATGGGCTAGACGGTCGTTTTGGTCAAGGAAGGAGAGCTCAGGGCACGGGTCAATGGCCACAATATGTTTGACCACGAACTGGCGGAATGCATCATGTAGTCGTTTCATGCTCAGACACTAGAGCCGGGCGCTGATCACGGACAGAGTGGCCAGTACTCGACCTTGACTCGGAGGTACCTATGTCTGCTTAGTGCCGACGACAGCGGAGTGGCCTGCCTATGCAAGCGGTCTGCACAATCCGGTGGAATCTAAGCGAGGGCGTAGAGCGAAACTGCCACTGCCGCCACAACGAGCAGCCCAAGTCCGACGTACACGGCGATTTGCCTGCGCCTCCGGGATGCCATCTCGCGAACTTGGCGTTCCTGATGATCATATTTTTTCCCCATGTAGCCCACCATACGCACATACCAGGTTGCCCGGGCGAGGTTACGTTTTACACAGGCTGAGATCCGTTTTACGGGCTTGTATCGACCGGTTAAGTTCCCCACCCAAACCACCAGACACCTGGTGGTTTTTCTTTTGCCCGAAAGGGGCTGCAATGACCAAAAAACCCAAGCCGCGCTGGTCTATCATCAACGGCCGGAGGGGAGCGTTCCAAGTCCTGTTCGCCACCGTCTACACACTGGTGAGCGTTAGTTACCTACTGGTCCCTCCCAGCGCCGGCAGATCGTCCGCGCTGTCTTGGCTGCCAGGCGTGCATGTGCACTATCTGGGCTTCATCTGGGCTGTCGTCGCTGTCGTCGGTTTCGTCGGAGCTACATTGCCACGGCCGCGGGATCGGTTCTCATTCATCGGGTTGACGCTCGCCCCTACTATCTGGGGTTTTCTCTACCTCATTGGCTGGATGCTCGGAACTTCCAAGACTGGCTGGGTGACCACTTGCCTCTATTGGGCGATTGCCGGTGCGGTCATGGTGGTCTCAGGGATGCAGGGTCCAAGCGATCGAGACGAACGGATGGCCCGATGACCGTACAAGGATGGCTGACGATAGCTGGGATCGTCGTCACCGCAGTTTTCTCCTACGGCGCATCCCGGTACGCCGGGCGCGCTTCGGTAAAGGTGAAAGAAGTCGAGGTTGACGCCGCCGCCTATGAGCGGGCCGAATCAATCAACGCGGCGATGTTCAAACGGTTGCAGGAGGAGGTGAGTGCCCTCAAGGAAAGCCACGAGAAGCAGGGAGACAAACTGCGCCTACTGCGGGAGGACCTCGACAAGGTAACGCACGTCTTCCGGATCAGCATGAATTTCATTGAGCGGTTCCTGCTCTGGGCCCGTGACGGGTCCTTGCCGCCGATCCCCTCCATCCCGGAACAACTTCGGGAACACCTTGACCCCTCCCTGATTCGGGAGCATGGCAGACAACAAGAACAGAACGACCGACTCTAAGTCACCTAATCCGGGTGGCTTTCCTATTGCCCTAAGGAGGGCTCATGGCTTTCAGTCAAGCGGCAATGCAAGCTTTCGCTGACTACGCGGTAGCGAACTGCAATGGACGCACCCAGGACCTCGCCGGACGTGACCTAAACGTCGACCAGCGATACGGCTACCAGTGTATGGACCTGTGGATTTGGGCCCGGTATCGGCTCGGATTCACCGACAATCTGCCAACTCCGGACGCTGCAGCAGTGTGGGAGATGAACTGGACCGCGCCGACGAACCGCATGTGGGAATTCTTTGACGCGATCACTCCGGAGAAGACAGCGGTGGCCGGTGACTTCGGCATCATGAACCGCAGCTTCTTTGGCAACGGTGTCGGGCACATCTTCATGATCCTCGCCGACCTTGGCAACTCCATTCGGGTGCTCGAGCTGAATGGCCTAGGTGACGGGTTCGAAGACGACAACGGCGGCC includes:
- a CDS encoding tape measure protein — translated: MSLAGQGEVEIVPVMPGFRSTVSKEVDGAGKESSNRFATAFGNGIKGLGAFVGKSLAVAGGLAATVAAIAVKGGISRQLQIEEATAKMTGLGNSTDTVKTTMDNALAAVKGTAFGMGEAATVASTALASGIKPGQEMTKYLTLVADAATIAGTGMGEMGQIMGKVTNTGKVTNDVLNQFGDRGVGVLQMLAKHYGVTAEEMTSMVSKGKVDAETFNKVLTENLGGAAQKSGNTTKGAWKNMLASLSRGGVTLSSGFFPLIKSVFNQVTLTLDGMNDKIKPAAEAFGKWFQGKAGPSIENFSTVALAAFDRLYTRITLFVAGFQQGMSNVEASGPMGRVQRFGEIVGSAFKEARGGVIAFGAAWAANDGEITSSGFPGFMERLANATRPMVDALRALDFSSFSAFTASLSSAGGSAGTALGSIGDSVKTLLPAFKSFGEQLPNIGAALVKLGGVSLNILTASLAFLAQHVDTIIAWMPAIVAGYIAWRIASSALGQAHLALTAAQVAMTPVNLLNNAARIVAVTLENQQARAIGTTTTALNLNVLTMARARAAMIAKGVADAAMAVGTKAAAAAQVVFNAVMSANPIGLVIIAIVALIAGIILLVKNWDTVVAFLKGAWQGFVTWFQTIMAGFLGWWGGVWQGFLGFIAPVWAAIQQIIQVAWQVIVTVVTTYISMVLTVIQTVWAVIQVVFSTAWNIIQTIVATALAILIAVFTGNFGAIGGLIASAWAKIQGYFSAAFAAIAAIVTGAWSNLTGIFTGAVNKIAGLLSGGWNAMRDTVMSVWNAIVAWIAGIPGRVLAGIIAIAQLHIRMGQWIGDVKDAAVNKFLELVSWVTGLPGRILSALGNMGSLLVGAGGQIIQGFLNGLTAGFENVKNFVGGIGDWIAAHKGPEAYDRALLVPAGGWIMGGLNKSLRAGIPDLESTLSQVSAVIRTGVSASPSSRRASTTAGSQQAVQAMAAGVSVVVQGNVGWEPDKVADELYTKIRRSSSLANLRRVAVAV
- a CDS encoding O-antigen ligase family protein, producing the protein MATVVVVVVGNAAFSLRQATIGFTGAEMAEITAGLSTYGVGDTIRTMGLLPTNQDFGLLAACLTPALFMSAAHTKGWYRTWLLVAGVALAAAMALSLTRTSLIAAVAALVIALALWGNGDLVKRLAKYGSIAAVSTVALILMVQASGNERVITAVDRALTLTDLTGDRSFNDRLAIVYPRAIQAMIENPFGAGSGSAGPMSQIRPDIAPLGELTTDNGFLMIGVQLGWIGMVVFFALLVSAMAWLVKKDTFYAISAATAILALMIAMITAQYWTLTAPVCVIAAWVGLGVSSTSKTADPTLLVKPREKLLVIK
- a CDS encoding Gp37-like protein; the protein is MAAAPFRIDIYDKNCQWKAPLGDLKSIKGTVRHNAISEATLTVAANHKRTDLLGAPGARLGIKLRGEPLMTGPIRAPVGAGPGVAGDLVYSVQSDFRILHNVAGWPAPAKLITQQGDEGAYYSIGRQPAETVLKDVVAKNAITRLGFPLTIAPDLGRGADIEASFRMHPLYDRLFPAVDTAGIGVSVIMAGGGLVLDVYVPKVYPNVLTEQSRVIQKWSFSGTAPDATRVVIGGQGQGDLRVFETLADIAREDEWGDIIEVFRDARDTSDGTTYLMRAQETLDETAARGTLTVELAETERFRYGGVKGIRVGDLATASVGNNITVTDVLREMEFSWDRPGGLKLSSTIGPKDDPMDQLMQAITTLARGVHDLKAGT